Proteins encoded together in one Triticum aestivum cultivar Chinese Spring unplaced genomic scaffold, IWGSC CS RefSeq v2.1 scaffold44422, whole genome shotgun sequence window:
- the LOC123172286 gene encoding zingipain-2-like, whose protein sequence is MASTHSSRRLDGTLFALLLVLAAATAFVSAAAARGDALAARHERWMAKFGREYTDAADKLRRQEVFAANARHVEAVNRAGNRTYTLGLNQFSDLTSEEFAEKHLGYRHQHGVDSTPVAAVNMSNAQFDSTPDSVDWRAAGAVTQVKNQGSCGCCWAFAAVAATEGLVKIATGNLISMSEQQVLDCTGGANSCNGGDINAALSYVASSGGLQPEESYAYTGQQGACRSSSASPNSAASIGAPRMVELHGDEGTLQELAARQPVAVPVEADRDFQHYMRGVYTGSSSCGQNLNHGVTVVGYGTDSGGQAYWMVKNQWGTGWGEGGYMRLTRGNGGNCGMATYAYYPTMDGS, encoded by the exons ATGGCGTCGACTCACAGCTCGCGCCGCCTCGACGGCACACTGTTTGCGCTTCTGCTCGTGCTTGCGGCCGCCACCGCCTTTGTCAGTGCTGCCGCGGCGCGAGGGGACGCGCTGGCCGCCCGGCACGAGCGGTGGATGGCCAAGTTCGGGCGCGAGTACACGGACGCTGCCGATAAATTACGCCGGCAGGAGGTGTTCGCGGCCAACGCGCGGCACGTCGAGGCTGTCAATCGAGCGGGCAACCGGACATACACGCTCGGCCTCAATCAGTTCTCGGACCTCACCAGCGAAGAGTTCGCGGAGAAGCACCTCGGGTACCGCCACCAGCACGGCGTGGACAGCACGCCGGTGGCCGCGGTGAACATGTCCAATGCTCAGTTCGACTCCACGCCGGACAGCGTGGACTGGAGGGCCGCGGGTGCCGTCACCCAAGTCAAGAACCAAGGCTCATGCG GTTGTTGCTGGGCGTTCGCGGCGGTAGCGGCGACGGAGGGGCTCGTAAAGATAGCCACTGGCAACCTCATCTccatgtcagagcagcaggtgctGGACTGCACGGGCGGCGCCAACTCCTGCAACGGCGGCGACATCAACGCCGCCCTAAGCTACGTCGCCTCGAGCGGCGGCCTTCAGCCAGAGGAATCCTACGCGTATACCGGCCAGCAGGGCGCGTGCCGCAGCAGCAGCGCCAGCCCAAACTCGGCCGCCTCCATCGGCGCCCCCCGAATGGTGGAACTGCACGGCGATGAAGGCACCTTGCAGGAGCTCGCGGCCAGACAGCCGGTGGCCGTGCCCGTGGAGGCTGACCGTGACTTCCAGCACTATATGAGGGGCGTGTACACCGGCAGCTCGTCGTGTGGACAGAACCTGAACCACGGCGTGACGGTGGTGGGCTACGGGACGGACAGCGGCGGGCAGGCGTACTGGATGGTGAAGAACCAGTGGGGGACGGGGTGGGGCGAGGGGGGCTACATGCGCCTCACGCGCGGGAACGGCGGCAACTGCGGCATGGCCACCTACGCCTACTACCCGACCATGGACGGCTCTTAA